GCGATCGCTCGAGCGATCTGCTCGGCGCTGCCGTCGGTCGCGACGACGCGCCGCATGTGGCGCGCGAGGCCGACTGCGGCCTGACCGTTGCCGGTCGCAACATCCCACGCGAGATCCCGCGACGGTGCGTGCGCAGCCAGAAACGAGAACAGCGCGTCCGGGTATCGCGGCCTAACGGCGAGGTACGCTCGCGCGAGGCGTGAGAAGTGATCCTTGAACGAGTTCGCCGTGCGCAATCTCCCCGGCGGGCACCTCGGCGCCGCCGAACAGCGTCCCGTGTCGCTCGCGTCCCAACCACGCAACGATCGCTCCGCCGACAAAGACTATGGCCGCGGTGATCGCCATCGAGTTGGCATACGACGTGTGCTCGGCGAAGACGGCCTCGAGGTATGTGACGGAGCTCGCGATCATCACCCCGCATTGATACGCGAAACCGGGAAGGAAGCCACGCACCGAATCGGGTGAGAGCTCGGTGATGTGCGCGGGGATCACGCCCCATGCGCCTTGTACCATGAACTGCATAACGAATGCGCCCGCGACGAGTACGGCGACGCCCGGCGCGTGCGACCAGATCGGGATGGCGAGAACGGCGAGTAGGAGCGCGATCACGATCGCGCGACGGCGGCCGATTCGATCGGAAATATGACCGAAGACGATACCACCCGTGATCGCGCCGACCATCGAAAAGGCCGTGAGCCGCGCGCGATTCTCAGGCGTGAACCCCCAGTCGCGTTGCAGGAACGTGGGATACATGTCCTGCGTGCCATGGGATATGAAGTTCATCATCGTCATCAGCATGACGAGGTAGAGAAACAGCTTCCAGTTCGAGACGATCGCGCGGCCGAGGTCACCCCAGTTGTCATGCTTCGTACGCTCCCACACTTCGGATTCCTTCACGCCGAGGCGAACATAGAGCGCGAGCAGCGCCGGCAATCCGCCGAGAAAGAAGAGCGGACGCCAGCCCCAGCGGGGAAACACGACCGCGTACGCGAGCGCTGCGAGGAGATAGCCACAGGCATATCCCTCTTGCAGCAGC
This Gemmatimonadaceae bacterium DNA region includes the following protein-coding sequences:
- a CDS encoding MFS transporter produces the protein MTSTAVRTTTDHRHAIAASFLGWTLDAFDFFLVVMTLTAIAKEFGRPDKALALSLTVTLAFRPVGAFIFGLLADRYGRRLPLMIDLVFYSVVEVATGFAHSFGTFLVLRALFGIGMGGEWGVGASLAMEKAPAKRRGILSGLLQEGYACGYLLAALAYAVVFPRWGWRPLFFLGGLPALLALYVRLGVKESEVWERTKHDNWGDLGRAIVSNWKLFLYLVMLMTMMNFISHGTQDMYPTFLQRDWGFTPENRARLTAFSMVGAITGGIVFGHISDRIGRRRAIVIALLLAVLAIPIWSHAPGVAVLVAGAFVMQFMVQGAWGVIPAHITELSPDSVRGFLPGFAYQCGVMIASSVTYLEAVFAEHTSYANSMAITAAIVFVGGAIVAWLGRERHGTLFGGAEVPAGEIAHGELVQGSLLTPRASVPRR